From the genome of Macrobrachium nipponense isolate FS-2020 chromosome 29, ASM1510439v2, whole genome shotgun sequence, one region includes:
- the LOC135206352 gene encoding uncharacterized protein LOC135206352 yields the protein MKGFKSSGGLTHGRGITESTLAQWIKAMPASTQVCDAVEKFTGVSSATTEQHVELRESRQFNDGKHLQILQNWLRSHSPFQETFSGLVSLGTGIIADDLVNCDTAKSIGLKVMHDMDGKKFSTIHLKRKNAVRSISVMRNGLKVREDVVAVNSQQLFSRIICVLKNDDQLANYMTYELAPKPPSLFDDISVRKGLKAALVTKLESYGPWEGLVSDEYQYVVDGGHLLHKVVWPRPAMYRDIFQA from the coding sequence ATGAAGGGATTTAAATCTTCTGGGGGACTTACACATGGCAGGGGTATTACCGAGAGCACTTTAGCCCAGTGGATAAAAGCAATGCCAGCAAGTACACAAGTTTGTGATGCTGTGGAGAAATTTACTGGTGTTTCATCTGCAACAACTGAACAGCATGTTGAATTGAGAGAATCACGACAGTTTAATGATGGGAAGCACTTACAAATATTGCAGAACTGGCTACGATCTCACTCTCCATTTCAAGAAACTTTTAGTGGGTTGGTATCCTTGGGAACAGGAATAATTGCTGATGATTTAGTGAACTGTGACACAGCAAAATCAATTGGCTTAAAAGTAATGCATGATATGGATGGCAAGAAGTTCTCAACTATacacttaaaaagaaagaatgcaGTACGGTCAATATCAGTCATGAGGAATGGACTGAAAGTTCGTGAGGATGTTGTTGCAGTGAACTCTCAACAGCTTTTCAGCAGAATAATATGTGTTTTGAAAAATGATGACCAACTTGCTAATTATATGACTTATGAATTGGCCCCTAAACCTCCTTCACTCTTTGACGACATCTCAGTGAGAAAAGGGCTCAAAGCAGCCTTAGTGACTAAATTGGAATCATATGGACCTTGGGAAGGGTTAGTTTCAGATGAATACCAGTATGTTGTGGATGGTGGTCATCTTCTTCATAAAGTTGTGTGGCCAAGGCCAGCTATGTATCGGGATATTTTTCAAGCCTAG